DNA sequence from the Coffea arabica cultivar ET-39 chromosome 11c, Coffea Arabica ET-39 HiFi, whole genome shotgun sequence genome:
ATCTCTCATTATGGAGCATAATTGGGCAGTCAATTCTGTCTGGCGAACCAAGCTCTGCCACAACTTGAAACCATCTTCATCTCCATTTGCAACTATTCCCAACTGCAACAACAAGTAGAGAGAAATACCTTTAAAAACAGCAATGGGCCTAGTCTTACTTACTGTGCAGAAATCTTGCACAACAGTAAATGTTCCCCCCACACCAGACATTCAAGTAGATGCAAACACATTAATATTTTTCTAGTTGGTAGAAGAAACTGAGTACGACCTCTATAATCAAATTAGCTTTCACAATAATTCTAGAAGATCCCAATTTTTGGAGAGTAATTGGAGAAATGTAATCTCACAGTTTTGAAAGCTGAAACAAGTATAAAAATCGTTTATTCATAATGAAACATAATATTAGGATATTTAAAAGTATGGGATAGAAAGATAAACAAAAGAACTGAGTCTACTGATTCTGTGATGATAATCCACAAATCACCTTGAGCATACTTTCTTCCAAAATCTCATAGGTACAATAGAAACGTTTTGCATATGCAGGATCATGAAGTTCCACAGCAACATACCAGCGGAGGAAGCTAGCCAGCTCAATATTGCGCAATGCTGCCGAAACAAGCAACGTTAGTTTCAGATACATTTACAAGTAAGCCGCAATATAGATTACATTTGTTTATTGAAGATTCTCATGTATATTACAGCAAGCGTACACCGTTGCACAAGGAAATGGGATAAGCGAGATTTATCAGAACGCTCAAACCGAAGAGCTTGAACCAATTGAAGCAGGTAGCACTGGAGCTCATCATCATCGGCTCTTTCAAGTACACTGACAGCATATGCACGGACCTGTTGGATAATGACAATGAAGCACCCTAAGACTAAGCAAATCTGTTTGCAACCATAATGCACAAAAGCAATTTCGATTTTTCATGCCAATCAACTTATGAACAGTCATTTTTTAAGGAGCAATGGACCTTACTATGGGCTATTGCAATTCCAGAACTCACATAGTTAGGACTCTAGGAAGTAAATACTTCCTAAAAAAGGTTAACCACCAGAACTCACATAGTTAGGACTCTAGGAAGTATTTACTTCCTAAAAAAGGTTAAACACCAGAACTCACATGGTTAGGACTCTAGGAAGTAAATACTTCCTAAAAAAGGTTACACACAAATTTAACAGTGTAGAGTATCTTTCAGGAATGGACCTAGACACCcacacacacatgcaagcatgcATCTAGCACCCACCTCTTCACTTTCGAACACAGGAGACAGAAGCTCCAATGCATCACAGACATCAATTGGTTCCCACTTTCCCATCAGTTCCAATGCCTGCTTTGCTTCCtgccaaaacaaaagtataAATCATCACAAGACTTTCTACACGAAATGCATGTATTGTCTTAAGCATGTGTCACAAAAAGGGGTAAAGCATACAAGCAAACCATGAACAAGGATCAGGAATTAACCCTTAAACACCATCtacaagaaaaaaagggaaaaaaagctAAAGAGAAATAGAGAGCAAGAAGGATATAGCAAATAAATAAGTATGGATGTAGGAAGTACAAACATGAAACAGACGGGGGAAGTTAAATTTTATGCACAACAACAATCAGGTTTGCAACTCAATGACATCCATCCATAGCAACAGACACCAGAAGTTCAATAGCTAATTATCCAAAATGTTATGGTCCAGGTCCATAAAACTTACTCACTGAATGTATATTCAATGACTATAAACATCCACATCCCTTCCCGCATGCAGGAAGTTGCTTTCTCAGGTTCAATGGGATTTATAGGTGGCAGGGGgcaaaagaaattacaccaaacaaagaatcaataattatttgtgATACAACATTGCACTAAATTGAGACAACCAAAGTAGGATGGGAAGATAGGAAGAACGCAGATGTACCTGTACATCACTCCACTCAACACACCGCAGAAATTTTGTAAGAGCTCTCTTCTCGGACATCAACGAAAAACGAAATTTCCAAAGGAGCTGCCTTTCATCCCCACTCAAAGTCCTTGTTGGAGGGTACTTTAATATTCTTTGTATCGACCTAACAAACGACGCAACAGCTTGCAGATCAACATCAATAAAATGACATGAAACAGAAACAGCATAACACGGTAAAACATAaatagtttgtttggataggagtttatttggatgatttatttgagataattgctgtagcactttttgtgatgtgatgtatgtgagacaaaaaggtgattgaaatttatgaagcaaattattttatctcaaatcatctcaatccaaacacactcaatgAATCTATGTAAAGGACGAGAAAAACTATCACAATGTATCAACAGGATGGTACAAGGTTGTAATAAATAAATTGCAAAAACTAATGCTTTCACAATTTTACTCCTACAATTTGGGAGTGAGTGTGCACTTGCATAATATGTTTCTGCAACACACGATTGTGCATGCGCAAGCGCGtgtgagtgagagagagagagagagatatcaTCACAATTATCCAATGACATGAAAAACTGCAAGTACTCAAGGTAATGTTGGCACTTCATAAAGTACGCACTTCCTCTCTGTAATGCTTGGTTTTAGATCCCTATCAATGATGCCGCGGTTTAGACTCCTTGCAAGCTTTAGTTGCTTGTGCTCAGAAGGATTAATCTTCCCCACTTCCGGATCCCATACAGTAACCAGTTCATTTGTTGAAGCTATAGGAGATGGTATCAAGAAATTTGCCCCTGATTCCTACTCATCAAGGGAACAAGAATTACATTGTAAGTAAAAGGCCaggaaaataaaagacaaatccCAGACATTGAATGGGTGTGAAGTGTCTCTCATATAATTAAAtgctagaaactaaaaacaagtATAATAAAGATATAAAGATATATCAggtgaaatattttccaattcCTTTAGTAAAGGAAAGCTTCTTATTCACAAAAAGCAGTAAAATAGAAAGCATTGGCCTTTCCCATATGCACATTAGATTGCCAAAAGGGAAATAAGCAGAATAGATCCAATTACTACGTCTTTCACAACAACTTCACAGCCAACAATAGTTTTTCAGGTCCCTGAACAAAACCACTTGTCAACCAAACCTATTTTCTGCATAATGATGATACAAACCAACTCCTTTCTAAAATCTATCCTAAATTCCCGGAAATTCCTCTAATTGTTCCCATGGCTTGGAGCCATCATTTTTTATTCTAGAAGGATAACAAGTTCCAATAATTTGGGATCTCCTTtgccaaaattttcatttatttgcttcCCATCTCAGTTTTACACATTATCCTCTTGTCTACTCAACCCTATCGGGAAAAGTTTGTTCGGATTATAGTAtcagttttcaaatttttctttttttgccctGGGTAACAAAAATAGGAATTGTTTACAGGAAGCAGTCAAAGAACAATGGAGCTCAGGAAGGAGAATACGAAATTAAGCTATTCAAACTCAGGAAGGATTCACTCAAACTCAAGAGTAAAAAGAATGCACTGCTGCAAACTTGAAAACAGCTACCTGAAAGACAACTCGATGTTCGAAACTACAAAAATCAATGACCAAATATACATGAGAACTTCCATTTTTACTGTTCTCTCGCTCCTTAATTTTCTCCATAGCTGGAAATGCAAGCCGGTCCAGCCAATCAACCCGTTGAATTTGTCCCCTCTCATACTTATTTACAAGCTTTTCCAATCGCTCCAACTCTCCACGTTCCTCCTTCGGAACCTAGCAGAAGACAAGCTGTGTGAGCAAATAAAAGAGTCTCAAAATATTTAATAATGACAAGGTAAAACCttgggaaggggaaaaaaagctATTATTCACTAgtaaatgaaggataaaaaccTTTCCAGGAGTACTTGTATGGACAGATCCATCTGCTTCCCTTCCGAGCCAAAGCCTGAGCTTATGCTTCCCTGTCTTTAGTTGTTTTTTCATGTTAAATAGATGTATGGTAGCCCCACCAATCACTCCTTCACTCTTGCCACGTGAAACATCCCAAACCTGATTTGTAAGGATATTACCAACAAGAGAAGAGTCAGGTAGATAAAATTGCGCTGCAAATATACAACACTAGTGATCAAATCTATTGCCACAATGGGTCAAAGAAATTAgctttcaaaaaacaaaaaagctctCCAACATCTAATTAGTTAAAGcaccttcctatcacttggtgCAGTCCTAAACTAGACATCTCATTTCCACAGAACTACCAATGGTCATGATTCCAACATTGATCCTCGTCTTTCAAAATTTGAGATGATCATCACAAAGCAAAGCCTTTTCTAATTAtttgtccttttctttttctactgAGCTAATGAGCAGGTAAATGTGAAAATTTGTCAGCAAAGCAAAAGATTATGATTAAGGCATATCTCAAATGAAAAAGGGCGTTGCAGACTCACAGTGAATGCAAGTTGTGAATTAGCAGTCAAGTCCCGATATTTCGTGCTCAATGTTATAAGCTCATTCCAGCAATACGATGGGCCTTTTGTTTCCAGTCTGACAATCAAAGATTTTTCATTACTAACAGAACAAAAGGACCTACCAAACTCCAAAGAATTGAAATCTacagaaaaaaaggaaaaagaaaatgcacgcacgcacacacacactctGGATATGAAATGTGATTGAGAATGACCTAGTTCTCATGGGAAGTCCGAATGGAGCTCCATCAAGATACAATGTACACTCAACATACAGCTCAGGCCTTCCTTCCTCTAAAGTTGAATCAACATCAGCTGTTgaattagaaaatgaaaaaaaaaaaaaaagagagagagagagagagagcataaGTATATGCAGATAAGCAGCTCCAAATATTGAGCCGTATATATGCACTGCATATAGACATATTACTAATTTGTGTTTTATGTTCACCAATTTCGAGAATAAAACCCTATTTGACAGGTAGGAAAAAGAATCAACTTTAGCAGTACCAGCATGAGCAGGTGAAATTAATTTACCTGAATCGGGGTTTCTGGAAGAGGGCAATTTCCCTTCCAACCGTTCGATTCGAAAAGTGACCGGAAGA
Encoded proteins:
- the LOC113716270 gene encoding phosphatidylinositol 3-kinase, root isoform; the protein is MSGNEFRFFLSCDINLPVTFRIERLEGKLPSSRNPDSADVDSTLEEGRPELYVECTLYLDGAPFGLPMRTRLETKGPSYCWNELITLSTKYRDLTANSQLAFTVWDVSRGKSEGVIGGATIHLFNMKKQLKTGKHKLRLWLGREADGSVHTSTPGKVPKEERGELERLEKLVNKYERGQIQRVDWLDRLAFPAMEKIKERENSKNGSSHVYLVIDFCSFEHRVVFQESGANFLIPSPIASTNELVTVWDPEVGKINPSEHKQLKLARSLNRGIIDRDLKPSITERKSIQRILKYPPTRTLSGDERQLLWKFRFSLMSEKRALTKFLRCVEWSDVQEAKQALELMGKWEPIDVCDALELLSPVFESEEVRAYAVSVLERADDDELQCYLLQLVQALRFERSDKSRLSHFLVQRSLRNIELASFLRWYVAVELHDPAYAKRFYCTYEILEESMLKLGIVANGDEDGFKLWQSLVRQTELTAQLCSIMRDVRNVRGGTQKKIEKLRHLLSGLLSELTYFDEPIRSPLAPGVLISGIIPSESSIFKSALHPLRLAFRTTNGGICKIIFKKGDDLRQDQLVIQMVTLMDRLLKLENLDLHLTPYRVLATGHDEGMMEFIPSKSLAQILSEHRSIISYLQKFHPDEDGPFGITATCLETFIKSCAGYSVITYILGIGDRHLDNLLLRDDGRLLHVDFGFILGRDPKPFPPPMKLCKEMVEAMGGAESQYYTRFKSYCCEAYNILRKSSNLILNLFHLMAGSNIPDIACDPEKGILKLQEKFRLDLDDEECIHFFQDLINESVSALFPQMVETIHRWAQYWR